From one Eriocheir sinensis breed Jianghai 21 chromosome 60, ASM2467909v1, whole genome shotgun sequence genomic stretch:
- the LOC126985617 gene encoding dolichyl pyrophosphate Man9GlcNAc2 alpha-1,3-glucosyltransferase-like, translating into MNKMSNTVLVVLVAVLLRWCVSLHPYSGQGKPPMFGDYEAQRHWQEVTVNLPLAEWYANTTDNDLQYWGLDYPPLTAYHSLLCGMVAQWLDPAFVALHTSRGYESAGHKLFMRCSVVLADLLMYIPAAWCLMRALARRKAGHQEFVCLLLYPGLYLVDHGHFQYNGVSLGLFVGAVAALIASRDCLGSVLFCLALNYKQMELYHALPFFFYLLGVCFRQRGVLGFVWKLAKLGCSVAFAFSAVWLPFAEDPAVLTQAVRRLFPFERGLFEDKVASVWCSLSVLVKLKTLVDTRNMALICLLSTAVCMLPSSLHLLARPTSPTTPTKTILLASIPACMLVSEEPFMAAWFLTVSTVSLLPLMAKDGLTIPLVALTILFVALTHFYLLADTHKGAKKGRVWVWMRWTYYLSLAGLAFLGTALLAVEPPARLPDLFPVLLAIYCCGHFIFFCLYFHHCQFNIKYNDANINNDNVTAAKSNTHRKVKSVEDLSDGCGAKFSVVVVSPKFSGVLEDRLVNAALQEELKEIHAFSMKTLTPEQWQEQQQ; encoded by the exons ATGAACAAGATGTCCAACACAGTCCTGGTTGTCCTGGTGGCCGTGCTGCTGCGCTGGTGTGTGTCCCTCCACCCATACTCCGGCCAGGGTAAGCCGCCCATGTTTGGTGACTATGAGGCACAGCGTCACTGGCAGGAGGTGACGGTGAATCTGCCGCTGGCCGAGTGGTATGCCAACACCACAGACAACGACCTGCAGTACTGGGGCCTGGACTACCCGCCCCTCACGGCATACCACAGCCTGCTGTGTGGCATGGTGGCACAGTGGCTGGACCCGGCCTTCGTGGCTCTGCATACCTCCCGTGGTTATGAGAGTGCTGGCCACAAGCTGTTCATGAGGTGTAGCGTAGTGCTGGCCGACCTACTGATGTACATCCCGGCCGCTTGGTGCCTGATGCGGGCACTGGCCAGGCGTAAAGCCGGCCACCAGGAGTTTGTGTGCCTGCTGTTGTACCCCGGCCTGTACCTAGTGGACCATGGACACTTCCAGTACAATGGTGTGTCCCTGGGCCTGTTTGTGGGAGCGGTGGCAGCACTGATTGCCAGCCGGGACTGCCTGGGCTCGGTGCTGTTCTGTCTGGCTCTGAATTACAAGCAGATGGAACTGTACCATGCACTGCCCTTTTTCTTCTACCTACTGGGGGTGTGCTTCAGGCAGAGGGGTGTGCTGGGGTTCGTGTGGAAGCTGGCCAAGCTGGGGTGCTCCGTAGCCTTTGCCttctcagctgtgtggctgcctTTTGCTGAAGATCCAGCCGTGCTGACCCAGGCTGTGCGGAGGCTGTTCCCCTTCGAGCGGGGGCTGTTTGAAGACAAAGTGGCCAGTGTGTGGTGCAGTCTGTCAGTGCTGGTGAAGCTCAAGACACTGGTGGACACACGCAACATGGCTCTCATCTGCCTGCTGTCCACGGCAGTGTGCATgctgccctcctccctccacctgctTGCCCGCCCCACCAGCC CTACCACGCCCACGAAGACCATCCTGCTGGCCTCCATCCCTGCCTGCATGCTGGTCTCGGAGGAGCCCTTCATGGCTGCCTGGTTCCTCACAGTCTCCACCGTCAGCCTCCTCCCCCTCATGGCCAAGGATGGCCTTACCATCCCCCTAGTGGCCCTCACCATCCTGTTTGTGGCCCTGACTCACTTCTACCTGCTGGCTGACACTCACAAGGGGGCCAAGAAGGGCCGCGTTTGGGTGTGGATGAGGTGGACATACTACCTTTCCCTGGCCGGCCTGGCATTCCTTGGGACGGCCCTACTGGCCGTGGAGCCCCCGGCCAGGCTGCCAGACCTCTTCCCTGTCCTGCTGGCCATCTACTGCTGTGGTCACTTCATCTTCTTCTGCCTCTACTTCCACCACTGCCAGTTCAATATCAAGTACAACGACGCCAACATCAACAATGACAACGTCACTGCCGCCAAGAGTAACACCCACCGTAAAGTTAAG AGTGTGGAGGACCTGAGTGATGGGTGCGGCGCCAAGTTCAGTGTGGTGGTCGTGTCTCCAAAGTTCTCAG GTGTCTTGGAggacag GCTGGTGAATGCGGCACTGcaggaggagctgaaggagatCCACGCCTTCTCCATGAAGACTCTCACGCCCGAGCAGTGGCAGGAACAGCAGCAGTGA
- the LOC126985838 gene encoding mevalonate kinase-like, which translates to MAGAAAAAARAASGEGGEVCVSAPGKVILHGEHSVVYGRRAVALSLDLRTTLTLTPGGTHLTLDLPAVDIKKSWPLGDVEDLWTRLGRPGEACAAPLSETQAQQVREFLALPEDPSGGPRSLALLSFFQLYLAILPRPLPATFAVTSQLPTGAGLGSSAAYAVCLSAALLRLAGRGNGPCLEEVSAWAFRSEQVVHGTPSGIDNSICTFGGAVSFKAGQCSPLGASPLRVLLVNTGVPRSTKALVAAVAARRRRLPEVVEPLLESLNALAERGLQTLAALTAATSPQEEDEALAVLHELVDVNHALLASLGVSHASLERLVGVAATHGLHAKLTGAGGGGFGVVVLGRSDTCTAQEDSCRQVLEAAGYQVWHTTLGGPGLIFH; encoded by the coding sequence ATGGCTGgggccgcagcagcagcagcacgggCCGCGTCGGGTGAGGGGGGCGAGGTTTGTGTGAGTGCCCCCGGCAAGGTGATCCTGCATGGCGAGCACTCCGTGGTGTACGGGCGCCGCGCCGTGGCCCTCAGCCTGGACCTGCGgaccaccctcaccctcacgccggGCGGCACCCACCTCACGCTGGACCTGCCGGCTGTAGACATCAAGAAGTCGTGGCCGCTGGGGGATGTGGAAGATCTGTGGACGCGGCTGGGGCGGCCAGGCGAGGCGTGCGCTGCACCCCTGAGCGAGACACAGGCGCAGCAGGTGCGAGAATTCCTGGCGCTGCCCGAGGACCCTTCCGGTGGGCCCCGCAGCCTGGCTCTGCTGTCATTCTTTCAGCTGTACCTGGCCATCCTGCCCCGCCCCCTGCCCGCCACCTTCGCCGTCACCAGCCAGTTGCCCACCGGTGCCGGCCTCGGCAGCTCCGCCGCCTACGCCGTCTGCTTGTCCGCCGCCCTGCTGCGGCTGGCCGGCAGGGGGAACGGGCCCTGCCTGGAGGAGGTGAGTGCCTGGGCCTTCCGCAGCGAGCAGGTGGTGCATGGCACGCCCTCAGGCATCGACAACTCCATCTGCACCTTCGGCGGTGCTGTCAGCTTCAAGGCGGGGCAGTGCTCGCCTCTGGGAGCGTCGCCGCTACGCGTGCTGCTGGTGAACACCGGCGTGCCGCGGAGCACCAAGGcgctggtggcggcggtggcggcgaggcggcggcggctgccCGAGGTGGTGGAGCCGCTGCTTGAGTCGCTGAACGCCCTGGCGGAGCGCGGCCTGCAGACCCTCGCCGCCCTGACCGCCGCGACCAGTcctcaggaggaggacgaagccCTAGCGGTCTTGCACGAGCTGGTGGACGTCAACCACGCCCTGCTGGCCTCCCTCGGGGTGTCCCACGCCAGCCTGGAGAGGCTGGTGGGCGTGGCCGCCACTCACGGCCTGCACGCCAAGCTGACTGGagcgggcggcggcggcttcggcgTGGTTGTGCTGGGGCGCAGCGACACCTGCACGGCCCAAGAGGACAGTTGTAGACAAGTGCTGGAGGCTGCAGGCTACCAAGTATGGCACACCACCCTGGGGGGCCCCGGCCTCATCTTCCACTAG
- the LOC126985840 gene encoding LOW QUALITY PROTEIN: glutamyl-tRNA(Gln) amidotransferase subunit A, mitochondrial-like (The sequence of the model RefSeq protein was modified relative to this genomic sequence to represent the inferred CDS: deleted 1 base in 1 codon), producing the protein MGVLGGSVREVGAKLKQGAVTAIEVCEAALQRQAAVSRHALHHPTQDRARQAAAQAHQRYKEGRPLGALDGIPVAVKDNFCTKGIPTTCGSKMLQGYTPPYSATVVERLEAAGAVLVGKTNLDEFGMGSGTIDSAFGTSKNVYRSGIEYELEGAEKRYPVSALEEGDWVVAGGSSGGSALSVATGASFLALGSDTGGSVRNPSSYCGVVGLKPSYGVVPRWGLVSLVNSMDVPGLLGRRVDDVAALLGVLAGRDKRDATSVDSDLTSLRLPEEPQLAGVVVGVPKEYHQPGTSVEVVEAWTKLADMMEDAGAEVREVSMPHTEHSIICYSILNPCEVASNFTRYTGVGYGLRGSASHSMEALYAVTRQAGLNQVVRGRVLAGNYFLLRENRRKYYEQALRVRRLIWRDFQEVWQSGVSLLLTPTTLTPALRYSDFSSLDNRSQTAAQDICTQAANMAGVGAVSVPVGLSSEGLPLALQLMAPWGHDAALLTAAKWMEQHACCPRLRLL; encoded by the exons ATGGGTGTGCTGGGGGGCAGTGTCAGGGAGGTGGGTGCCAAGCTGAAGCAGGGGGCAGTGACTGCCATAGAGGTATGTGAGGCGGCACTGCAGCGGCAGGCAGCAGTG AGCCGCCATGCCCTTCATCACCCCACCCAGGACAGAGCCAGGCAGGCCGCGGCACAGGCACATCAGAG GTATAAGGAGGGCAGGCCGCTTGGGGCGCTGGACGGCATACCAGTAGCTGTAAAAGACAATTTCTGCACCAAAGGCATTCCCACCACCTGCGGCTCCAAGATGCTTCAGGGTTACACTCCACCTTACTCCGCTACCGTGGTGGAGAGGCTGGAGGCTGCCGGGGCTGTGCTGGTGGGGAAGACGAACCTGGATGAGTTTGGTATGGGGTCTGGAACGATTGACTCGGCATTTGGCACTTCCAAGAATGTCTACCGCTCGGGGATTGAGTACGAGCTGGAAGGTGCAGAGaagag GTACCCCGTCTCAGCGCTGGAGGAAGGTGACTGGGTGGTGGCAGGTGGCAGCTCTGGGGGGAGTGCGCTCTCAGTGGCAACAGGAGCATCATTTCT GGCCTTGGGGTCAGACACAGGTGGCTCGGTGCGTAACCCATCCTCGTACTGCGGTGTGGTGGGCCTCAAGCCGTCGTACGGGGTGGTGCCGCGCTGGGGGCTGGTCAGTCTGGTCAACTCCATGGATGTGCCGGGCCTGTTGGGGCGCCGCGTGGATGATGTGGCGGCGCTGCTGGGGGTGCTGGCCGGCCGGGACAAGAGG GATGCCACCAGTGTAGATAGTGACCTCACATCCCTAAGATTGCCCGAGGAGCCCCAGCTGGCGGGGGTCGTGGTGGGCGTGCCGAAGGAGTACCACCAACCTGGCACgagtgtggaggtggtggaggcatgGACTAAGCTGGCGGACATGATGGAGGATGCTGGTGCTGAG GTCCGAGAGGTGTCCATGCCCCACACGGAGCACTCCATCATCTGCTACTCCATCCTCAACCCGTGCGAGGTGGCGTCAAACTTCACCCGCTACACCGGCGTGGGTTATGGCCTGCGGGGGTCGGCCAGCCACTCCATGGAGGCCCTGTATGCCGTCACGCGCCAGGCCGGGCTCAACCAGGTGGTGCGGGGCCGTGTGCTGGCCGGCAACTACTTCTTACTgagggagaacaggaggaagTACTATGAGCAGGCGTTGAGG GTGCGGCGGCTCATCTGGCGGGACTTCCAGGAGGTGTGGCAGAGCGGTGTGTCGCTGCtgctcacccccaccaccctcacccccgcCCTCAG gTACTCCGACTTCAGTTCCCTTGATAACCGCTCACAGACCGCCGCCCAAGACATCTGTACGCAGGCGGCCAACATGGCAGGCGTGGGGGCCGTCAGTGTGCCGGTGGGCCTGAGCAGTGAGGGGCTGCCACTCGCCCTGCAGCTCATGGCTCCCTGGGGCCACGACGCAGCCCTCCTCACCGCCGCCAAGTGGATGGAGCAGCACGCGTGTTGTCCACGTCTGCGCTTATTGTAG
- the LOC126985839 gene encoding zinc finger protein 184-like, translating into MNLEGGEDSVGAGGLLALGPSSLTAPHLSLGRGEATVVTLQEGAPGEPLLLCPVEEDGAGSAAPLPPDAAITYATLDAGGNFVLQAGEAGLTAGVKGAPREGQLVVVGEAGGGEPITYIYIQGEGEGEEEGDKEGPEGHTITLNAADGSALHTLPAPYTSHTYGDLVLVGPPPTPEHSALEPGPGDRSEEEVGQAEKQVLLLSVGPLKVEDNTTPAADPSTDPGQDKGLGGVERPADAPQKVMRVRRVTQQQQESREGGEEGEIDKEEEEEDEEDGSCSTFEERLATRDSLMPPRRERRTAPSGSLSCPACEARFRSSRQYHSHLQTHRGPDAWHCPVCRHPCQSAAALRTHRLGAHGAARPFSCPSCPLTFRKSLVLEDHIRSVHNKERPLACSLCPKAFYRPYDLKMHLNLHLGIKTKVCDVCGRQFSHSSNLIRHQCLHTGAKPYVCSICGKRFKQVTLLHKHRVTHQEGSCPLCPASVSTAAALRRHYRLDHKRSLTLREAGRVLRGQRGAAPRSFYCRVCGAQFSVKAELVAHEEWQHPRDSQHHCASCRRVVPMAEVKTHACLTPEEHRNSSIMLHLRTKDAASTTNTTTTAAVTTTITTTASTTTQDAPTTSITLPGPQPPQRECKGETEEEEEEDEEEEEEYLVMYITPEGESVSYVMKKGCRAGLDQVLQINAPEHLAGEEPAPPLPRPEDTIMINVPPQDPDHTLLLGQGETPHTPSPPTPPSHPALPLQSIKLEPHREDEEPLEILPLPAPPMLSQGTLTEPKTEEATSKSNDGVVIKAEKEDEEEEEDEKGVSKKSALEARLSCNNNTTTRGGKGLLECCDCGKKFTKQWNFQQHLATHDASLHRYRCEQCGLTFAYRSTLNKHRDHHNPTPQIHQCQKCPKTYKCLASLRQHHKRDHERWRPYACELCNKEFFSKSDYKYHMRLHKREHPYMCFTCGQKFSHVSHLHRHERVHTGERPHKCPICPKTFIQHGTLRIHLKKHEKQDNTTTQHQEEDHEHEHQLQPTNTTTTMSTHDTFTDTPNLALKLAMGEDTAGTLNEATLLSKDSGDDLLGIHGERITLSQDAGDVGPTLGQDTLPDTMILSEGGQGATTFPGGHAAVVAGVDGECIAIFVQEDLN; encoded by the exons ATGAACCTGGAGGGGGGAGAGGACAGTGTGGGTGCTGGGGGGCTGCTGGCCTTGGGCCCCAGCAGCCTCACAGCCCCCCACCTCTCCCTGGGGCGGGGCGAGGCCACAGTGGTGACCCTGCAGGAAGGTGCACCAGGGGAGCCACTACTGCTGTGCCCCGTGGAGGAGGACGGGGCTGGGTCCGCTGCCCCGCTGCCTCCTGATGCTGCCATCACCTACGCAACGCTGGACGCTGGCGGCAACTTTGTGCTGCAGGCCGGGGAGGCGGGACTGACAGCTGGGGTGAAGGGTGCCCCGCGAGAGGgccagctggtggtggtgggggaggcagggggaggggagCCCATCACCTACATCTACATTcagggggagggtgaaggggaggaggagggggacaaggAGGGGCCAGAGGGCCACACCATCACCCTGAATGCAGCGGATGGCTCGGCCCTCCACACCCTGCCTGCCCCTTACACCTCCCACACCTATGGGGACCTGGTACTGGTGGGGCCCCCGCCCACCCCAGAGCACTCTGCACTGGAGCCTGGCCCTGGGGACAGGTCGGAGGAAGAAGTGGGCCAGGCCGAGAAACAGGTGTTGCTGCTGTCAGTGGGGCCCCTCAAGGTGGAGGACAACACCACCCCTGCAGCAGACCCAAGCACTGACCCGGGCCAGGACAAGGGACTGGGCGGGGTGGAGAGGCCGGCCGACGCCCCACAGAAGGTGATGCGTGTCCGGCGggtcacccagcagcagcaggagagcagggagggaggggaggaaggagagatagacaaggaggaagaggaagaagatgaggaagatggcaGCTGCAGTACCTTCGAGGAGCGACTGGCCACCCGCGACTCTTTGATGCCGCCCCGGCGAGAGCGTCGCACTGCCCCATCTGGCAGCCTGTCATGCCCCGCCTGTGAGGCGCGCTTCAGGTCCAGCCGCCAGTACCACAGCCACCTGCAGACCCACCGCGGCCCTGATGCCTGGCACTGCCCCGTGTGCCGCCATCCCTGCCAGTCTGCCGCGGCACTGCGCACCCACCGTTTGGGAGCCCACGGGGCGGCCCGGCCCTTCTCTTGCCCCAGCTGCCCCCTGACCTTCCGCAAGAGCCTCGTGCTGGAGGATCACATCCGCTCCGTCCACAACAAGGAGCGGCCCCTCGCCTGTTCTCTCTGCCCCAAGGCCTTCTACCGCCCTTATGACCTCAAGATGCACCTCAACCTCCACCTGGGCATCAAGACCAAGGTGTGTGATGTCTGCGGCAGGCAGTTCAGCCACTCCTCCAACCTCATCCGCCACCAGTGCCTCCACACCGGTGCCAAGCCCTACGTCTGCAGCATCTGTGGCAAGCGCTTCAAACAG GTGACACTGCTGCACAAGCACCGCGTCACACACCAGGAAGGGTCCTGCCCACTGTGCCCTGCCTCTGTGTCCACTGCCGCTGCCCTCCGCCGCCACTACCGCCTCGACCACAAGAGGAGCCTGACCCTTAGGGAGGCAGGGCGTGTCCTGCGGGGCCAGCGCGGGGCGGCCCCTCGCAGCTTCTACTGTCGAGTGTGTGGGGCACAGTTCAGCGTGAAGGCAGAACTGGTAGCCCATGAGGAATGGCAGCACCCCAGGGACAGCCAGCATCACTGTGCCTCCTGCCGCCGCGTGGTGCCCATGGCCGAGGTCAAGACCCACGCCTGCCTCACCCCGGAGGAGCACCGGAACTCTAGCATCATGCTGCACCTCCGCACCAAAGATGCTGcctccaccacaaacaccaccaccactgctgctgtcaccaccaccattacaaccacagcctccaccaccacacaggATGCTCCCACCACCTCCATAACCCTGCCAGGGCCCCAGCCACCTCAGAGGGAGTGCaagggagaaacagaagaggaggaggaggaggatgaggaagaagaggaggagtacctGGTTATGTACATAACGCCTGAGGGGGAGAGTGTGTCCTACGTCATGAAGAAGGGCTGCCGGGCGGGCCTGGACCAAGTGTTACAGATCAATGCCCCTGAACACCTAGCGGGGGAAGAGCCTGCCCCACCTCTGCCCCGCCCTGAGGACACCATCATGATCAACGTGCCACCCCAGGACCCCGACCACACCCTTCTGCTGGGCCAAGGGGAGacaccacacactccctccccacccacccctcccagccaccctgccctgcccttacaAAGCATCAAACTGGAGCCTCACAGGGAAGATGAAGAACCCCTTGAGATCCTCCCTCTCCCAGCCCCACCCATGCTGTCCCAAGGCACCCTCACTGAGCCCAAGACAGAGGAAGCGACGAGCAAATCCAATGATGGGGTGGTGAtaaaagcagagaaggaggatgaagaagaggaagaggatgagaaaggggtCAGCAAAAAGTCAGCATTGGAGGCCAGGCTGAGTTgtaacaataacaccaccaccaggggaggGAAAGGCCTGCTGGAGTGTTGTGACTGTGGGAAGAAGTTTACAAAGCAGTGGAACTTCCAGCAGCACCTTGCCACCCACGACGCCTCGCTGCACAGGTACAGGTGTGAGCAGTGTGGCCTCACCTTTGCCTACCGCTCCACCCTCAACAAACACCGCGACCACCACAACCCAACACCCCAGATTCACCAGTGCCAGAAGTGCCCCAAG ACATACAAATGCCTGGCATCGTTGCGGCAGCACCACAAACGTGACCACGAGCGGTGGCGGCCGTATGCGTGTGAGCTGTGTAACAAGGAGTTCTTCAGCAAAAGTGACTACAAATACCACATGAG GCTTCACAAGAGGGAACACCCCTACATGTGTTTCACCTGCGGCCAGAAGTTTTCACACGTCTCACACCTGCATCGCCACGAGAGGGTCCACACCGGCGAGCGTCCCCACAAGTGCCCT ATATGCCCGAAGACCTTCATACAGCACGGAACTCTGCGCATACACCTCAAAAAGCACGAGAAGCAGGACAACACCACCACGCAACACCAGGAAGAGGACCATGAACACGAACACCAACTTCAACccaccaatactaccactacAATGTCAACCCACGACACCTTCACGGACACTCCAAACCTCGCCCTCAAGCTTGCCATGGGTGAGGACACTGCCGGGACACTAAATGAAGCTACCTTACTATCCAAGGACTCTGGGGATGACCTGCTGGGGATACATGGGGAGAGGATAACTCTGTCCCAGGATGCAGGGGATGTGGGGCCAACTCTGGGGCAGGACACACTCCCTGATACCATGATACTGTccgagggggggcagggggccaCAACGTTCCCTGGGGGCCATGCGGCGGTAGTGGCGGGGGTGGACGGGGAGTGCATTGCTATATTCGTTCAGGAAGACCTAAACTAG
- the LOC126985618 gene encoding uncharacterized protein LOC126985618, which yields MCCPELLRWQRWECDAPPTTHLSAPPTQGRGGGERPRQATLAGKTRAPPTLPPRPRETRAAPPRPATSLHAPPRDSAAPPPPPACAPAPASPSARPPPPAAPPSRPGPLRRGGAVCGSPLGAGGGNGGHQLICVN from the exons ATGTGTTGCCCTGAGCTGCTCCGGTGGCAGCGATG GGAGTGTGACGCCCCCCCCACAACACACCTGTCGGCGCCCCCCAcccaggggagaggggggggcgaACGTCCCCGCCAGGCAACACTGGCAGGCAAGACTCGCGCCCCGCCAACGCTGCCGCCCCGTCCCCGCGAGACtcgtgccgccccgccccgccccgccacgagCCTGCACGCCCCGCCACGAGActccgccgccccgcccccgccccccgcctGTGCTCCCGCCCCAGCAAGCCCCTCCGCCAGGCCCCCACCCCCTGCTGCGCCCCCCTCGCGCCCCGGCCCCctgcggcggggcggggcagtgtGTGGCTCACCTCTCGGGGCAGGCGGCGGCAATGGTGGCCATCAGCTGATTTGTGTCAACTGA